DNA sequence from the Magnolia sinica isolate HGM2019 unplaced genomic scaffold, MsV1 ctg167, whole genome shotgun sequence genome:
ATATGGAAGGAAACATGCTTTTGAAGGAAAGCAAAAATTTTATTACTTGTACAGTAGTGTAAAATATGGAAACCTCTCTTGAAGGCTGAAATcagataaaaaatgaaaatttgttGAGAATAAAAAAATAAGCCGGCGATCAAACTCAAGGTTACATCCGAGCCAAAGAGCAAAATATTTGATAAACCCAAAGACaccaagattaaaaaaaaaaaacgtttatTGCCTGCGAAGAAAATTGAGACGTTTGCCAAacccgcctttttttttttttttttttatatatatatatagagctgAAGCCTAAGAATGTGGCAGCTATGTCACCATCTCCATCATCAACAGGTGGTCTCAGTGCCAAAAGCAGAAGTTTTCGTGTAACACCTCAAATACTCTAGGTGGTCTAATTGGTAGGAGCAGCAAGAACCCATCGCCTCATTCAGGAGGTCGACTGGTAGAAGAAACAGTGATAGCAAGATGATCATGAACACGGGATTGCCAAACATCTTACAGAACAAAGAATCGTGACCACCAATCTCTTTTTTAACCTCCAAACCTTCTTTTAATGCTCTTGCAAGCTTAAAACCATTAAAATGAGGGAACCAAAAGATGGCCTCTCCTGTGAATAATAAAGAcgcacttagaatacacaaaaaataaaagacaaaatcaagaaaaagactTCACATGTCATTTGAGGTGAAACAAAAGAATGGAAGCTTGGAACCTGTCTGACATGAAAGTTGCGGTCAACAATTGTCATCTCCTCTTGCTCACCCTCatcacatgaagaagaagaagaagaagaagaagaagaagaagaaggcgaaTGAGAAGCACAAGGAGAGCATGCAGAGTCTGACTCTGCACTTGACGAAGCAGATGACTCTGATTCTGAACTGGACGGGACTGACAGCAGGAACCATGTTGAGAATGCTGTCTGTGGAAACTATAGTTCAGGAGACATAAGGTGATTAGTCTTCAGTCAGAGAACAATGGCCCCAGAACACGCTGATTCATGCGAGGAAGAGTGGTGGGAGACAGACACCCCAATGGAAAGGAAGAATTTGGAAGGAGAAGCTTTAGAAGGAAGAGAAAGTTAGGTGGTTGTGACTTGATTAGTAGGAATGGTGAAGCTCAAACTGTTGTGTTAAGGCCCGTTTAAAGAGGTGCTTGAAGTAACTGCAAATAAGCTCGTTGAGACTAGGAAGAGCAAGGTGAAGGAATTTGTCAGTGCATTCAAGACCATGATCTCTCTCCAGGAAAGCAAATAAGACAACTCTGGTTGATTACCAGACACGTTGCTATCATTTTCTAAAAATGAATATTGTGACTTGCGGATGCCTTCTTTTCATGATGATTGAAATGTTTAGATCAAATTTATGGGCTTAGTTGTGACTCATATGATCATAACCACCATTCCCATGGAGTTCTATTTAACTAAAGGGCAACAATTTCAGATTTATTAATTAGCTGTCAATCTGAAACAGTCAACAGATGTAGATCTGAAATCACCAATAGAGCTGGCTACTCCATGTATAGATCTTTAACCAAATATTTAATACTATAGCATATAGCAGAACTGTACCCTTGATATTCAATCTCAGGTCCAAACCAACAAATCAGTcactaaataaatgaataaaagcaGATCAAATACCAAAGACGATATATAATGAATATTGCACCAAAGAACAAAAAGCCTACTAAGTGAAAAATGGTACTTTCATGAAACTCAAAATATCCCAAAGTATCCATAtcccgtaaaaaaaaaaaaaaaaaaaaaggatctgaAATCAAAACCTTCAATTCATCGACTGGGCCCCACAGATCAGGCGGTGAGCATGACAGCCCCGCCAGCctccttgatcttcttctccgCGGTCTTCGACACTAGATTCGCTTTCACGACGACAGGCCGCCCCTCCGGTAGCATCCCCTTACCGAGGAGCTTGAAATACCCAAACTGCGTGAGATCGATCACAGGGACTTGATCCGATGGTGCAGATTTCGCCTTCTCCTTGACGTCTTCAGGTATTAGGGACCATAGGCGGTCGATATTCAATATCGGACGGTAGAATTTGTTCCGGAGCTTGTGGAAGTACCGCATCCCAACTTTCCCAAAATACCCCGGATGGTACTTGTCAAAGAGGATCCGATGGTGGTGCATGCCACCAGCGTTTCCACGGCCGCCTGGATGCTTGCGGTGCTTTCCGATACGACCATGGCCGGCGCTGACGTGGCCGCGCTTCTTCCGGTTCTTCTTGAAGCGAGTCGTCATGGAGGgaattaggattagggttttgggaggGTTTTGGGAGGAATGGAGAGGAAGGGCGGGGGCAGAAACCCTAAAGAGAACGTGAGGACTTTTGCGGTTGGGTACTTGCCCCACCAAGAATCCAAgactgggagcggattaggtgttacccttaccgtggggcccaccttgattatatgttgtatatcctcgccgtccatccgtttttccagcttattttagaaaatgacaaaaaataagcagatccaactctctcgtggaccacaccacataaaacagtgttgattgaacacctacggttaaaaacttctcagggtccAGTGCAAGCATATCTTATAAAAGTTTAATTTTGCCATCGACGGTTGATAATGTCTAACATACCGGGTAAAggggaaatataaatataagcttgatccagaacttttgtggcataCAAAAGGCTTTAAATTGCTATTCACTACTTTTTCCAGCGAtaaggtccacctgagatttgaatccggATCATTTTTGGCATAACCtcctaaaataatttggaaaaaaggatggacggcgtggatgtacaacaaattcatcaagtgggccccacatggcaagGGTAATACCCACGAAGCTATTCCCCGGTAACGGCTAATCCGCTCCCCACCACGACCCAGCTATGGACGACCGTCCCGTCATgggatctgtggggccaccatgatatgtgtttttatccaagccacgcatccattttgaaagatcatgttAGGCATGAGTTCCCAATGGAGGTAGATTAAAGGCTTGActgaaccacaccacacgaaacagtagcGACAATCAACACATCGTTCAAACCTTtgagggcccacagtgatgtttattcgcTATACATCCGGTTCTTAAGGTAACATAGGCCCAGTGAAAGGAAAACTTAAATACCAGCTTTatttaaaactttcgtggcctccgTGGATTTTTATacgtaggcattcaatcctcactatttccagtggtgtggtccacttcagcttttgaTATCCCGACACAATGGCTGATGAtggttagtggtcggtgctctatgggccctactatgatgtatgtgttttatctatactattcatccattttccagatcattctaggGCCTGATAACATACACCAATGTGTTTAGGGAGTGATACATTAAGTTCTTTGTCAAATTGATATGCTATTGTTGTCACAATGCACCAGCATAACTTCCTGCTGAAGTCCtaactcattcatcattccttTCAACTAAATCACTTCCTTGAATGCCTTTGTCATCACTATATACTCAGCTTAAGTTGTAAAAAGAGCAACCAcgaactgaagcttcaacatccaactgattgctccacccattAACACAAATGAGTAAGTGAAAGTCCACCTTATATTATTCATGTTTCCAACATAATCGACATTCACATAGCCTATCaatttctcattgtatgtaatGAAATAGCCATTTCACAGCCTCTCAATATTGTTTGCTGGGGTTTGTCATGTATTTGCCCACAACACccactacatgtgaaatatcGGTCTAATACAAACGATGTCATACATCAGACTGTCAATTGGGCACGTGAGACATACTATATATTTTTATCAGAcgtaggacattgttctgaagaAAGCCAAATGTGAGCAGCGTGAGGTCTACTAACCGGCTTAGCCTTATTAAGTCCAAACTTGACCAAGACCTTCTCAAGATACTCTTCTTGAGACAACCATAGCCTATTCATTTCCCTGTCCTTATCTATATCAATGTCGAGAATTATTTTTGCAGCCTtcggatctttcatctcgaatgtcctgaATAACTGAGGCTTTAATATGTTGATTTTAAACATATTATGATTGTCgataaacatatcatcaacatacaataccagaaTAATAAATTTCCTGTCATTTTGTGATTTGAAATAGACATAATAATTGAATTCACTTTTGGTAAACCGTTGATTCATCATGAAAAACTCAAActttttatactatttcctaGGAGACTGTTTCAAGCCATACAATGATCTCTTCAAACGACAAACTTTATTCTCTATTCCCTACACCTCAAACCATtcaggttgcttcatgtaaatctactcttcTAAATCCCCATGTAGAAAAGTTGTCTTCACATCTAACTATTTCAATTCCAAGTTATATTGGGAAACAAACACCAATACGAATATGATAGATACATGTTTCACAACTGGTGTGAATATCTCACCGAAGTTGACGCATTCTTTCTGAGTATAATCCTTCGCAACCAGTATCACCTTGTACCTATCCGGTTTCTTACAGAATATCCACTTGCACCCAATCGCTTTTCACCCAATAGAAAGCACCACTAACTCCCACGTTTCATTCTTGTATAGAGAATACATCTCATTATGCATCGCCGCCATTCACTTCTCAACACTGTGTCATCTAATGCTTCCTAAAAGGTGGACGGATCCCCAACATCCGTAATGAGGGCAAACAcaacatttgagtcatccctCTATCTCATCGGTAATCTACGATTTCTCGGTGGATTCCTCCTGACAAGTGGTGTCATTGCATCTTCATGTACCTCTTCCTACAACTCATCTTCTTCAGGTGTTTCACCTCTATCTATTTCAACATCAACAATCAAATTTCTGAtttccttgtgctcatccttcCGATACAAGGAACCTTCATCGATTTTGATGTTATTTATGATTATCCATGAATCCCAATCGTACAGTCTGTACCCTTTCATTATATCACTATAGCCGACAAAGGTACACTTTTAGGCCATTGGgtctagtttatctctctcaaTCACGGTACATGAAAGTAAGCATCGCAATCAAATATTCGTAGCCCGAGAAATCAACTTCCTGATCACTCTATACTTCTTCTAAAATTTTGCAATCAATCGGTGTAGATGGGGAATGATTTACTAAATAGCAAACCGTGTTAATAGCCTCAGCCCATAGCTCCTTGCCTAACCTAAGATTACTTGTATACTTCGAGCTAGTCTGATTCATATGTTCTATCGCACTATTCTACTATTGTGTATGCCTTTTGTTTTATACCTCGTTATCTTCTCGTTCttacaaaattgattaaattctttTGAAGTAAACTCTTTGCCGTTATTGGTCCTTAGTACTTTCAATTTCCGTCAtgattgtttttcaaaataatctttcATAACTTGAAAGTGGCAAATACATCCGatttatgtttttaaaaaaataaattcacacCTTTCTAGATTAGTCGTTAATGGATGTTATGAAGAATGACGACTCTCATATAAAAACGACGAGCGGCGACCCCcacacatcagaatgcacatagtcAAGTTGTCATTTACTTATATGCTTTCAAGTTTTAAATATCAATCTtgattgtttactatatatgTAATACTTATATACATCTAAATAAGAtatttaaaaagtaagaattaaaCCATGATCGAGTAGTACCTTCATACtacgctcgctcatgtggcctaggcgtATATGCCACACAAGTGCAAGTGTAGATTCTGTTACAGATGCTGCAGTTCCACCTGATACAGTGCTCTTGATTAACTTGTAAAGGTTTCCACTCCTTTGTGCCTTTATAAAAGTGAGAGCCCCCTTAAAAACTTTGCGGACACCTTTGTATGAGACCAATTTACATCCGAGTGCCTTAAGAGCTCCCAAAGATATCATATTCTTCTTTAGGTCCAGAACATACCTCACATCCATCGGAGTATGCTCCACCCCATCGAATATTCCTATACAAATTGATCTAATTCCAATCATCTTACTGGCATGATTGTTTGCCACAAGAATTAGGCTACCATCATACTCGTTGTACAtggcaaaccaactccgatgaggacacATTTAGTGCAAtgtctgtcatgccccaaactcagaaaccgggctcacaaaattcccgatcactgaatccggcaccgacagcctccgtagaaccccattctcagctcccggcacccatttaccaggttccgatcctgggatcctacaaggaggatttctaatatcaacttaattcataatgagcataaccataaacataacccacgaataataaccacaagaacaccatcacaaaatccactatgataaaaaaattttaagtacaatgcgtatgaaaggaaaatacaatatagtgaaagtaacaaaactccaaaagcttggctgcacgctccaactgcggcgagactatggctacgACTATGCCCctgtatccaaaatccactcattataTAAGTGTCTGATCTTGGACACAGACAATACGTCACAGCCACTTGTCTCCTTGCTAGATTCCGTTGAATTGGCCTCATTTGGTGAATTATCTAAATTCTCATCTTTTCGagttttgagatttgtgtattccttcaTATGTCATGTCTTACCACAATTTCAGCACTtcaacttccctttgccctttgatATAGACCTTAATTGCGACTTACCCGTTTCTCATTCAAATAGTCTCCTCCTTGTAACTGGTGCCCCTGCAAAAGTATCTTCCCCACTATTATTTCTTCTTTGTTGCTTCAACTAAAGGGCAGAGATAGCATTATCAAGGTCTAAGGTATCCCTACCATGCACAAAGCATCCATCGGATTCTCGTAGGAATTCGGAAGGGAAGTCAATAACATAAGGGCTATGTCTTCTTTATCGATCTTCAGTTCCATGCTTGTCAGCCTTTAGAGTGTACAACTATCTCTTCAGATATACGCGATTGGAGAGCAACTTTGTCAAGTATATGCTCTCTAACCTTGTCCATAGGCCTGCGGTAGTTGTTTTACTAATAACATCATAAAGGACATCATCGGCCAAGCACAATTGAATTACGCTAATCACCCTCTGATTTAAGTCGTCTCAATCCTCTTCCTTCATAGTTTCAAGATGTCTCGCTTTGCCAAGAAGAGCTTGCAATAACCCTTGCTGAATTAggagggctttcatcttcaacctccaAAATTTAAAGTTATTTTTTACTGTAAAATTCTCCGTCTTGAACTTTGCATTCGATCCCCTCGAACCCATTTCTCATATTCAATCTAAACTTTTAACGGCAAGGCTACGCTCTAATACCATTTGTTGTGCGCAGCCACCACATGTTAACGAGCAGAAGCAACCTTAGAATGAATCAAACACACAACAAAGAGACAAAAATTCGAGCAAACGAAACAATTAATTTTACGTGAAAATACCCTTCTggggaaaaaaccatggtacCAAGTGACAAATGATCCACTATAAATAGAGAATTACAAGATATGGACAACTTACAATTTTGAAACTCTCGTCTCTATAGACGGATTCCCCTTATCAAAACCCTAGTTCTCTCTAGGACAACATTAGAATACCGTAATCCCACAAACACGGATATATATAACCTAGTtatagaattagaaacaaaaccgcGCACTTATATAGAAGTTGTGCGCACCATTGATCGAACCTTTGATCAATTAAGTCCAATCAATGGACCCTCGATCTAATCAACTTAATTTTGTCGATCAATCAATAATGCTCAAATGTGTCCAGAGActaaacttgttttttttttaagatcgATCGAGCCTtaatgttcgatcaatcgaaacTGTCCAAAATTGTCCATGGACTAAACTGATTAATTCGAGATTTTCTCGATCGGAATAGACTATCGATCAATTGAAGACCCTGAATTTCACCAGATTGAAGGCACCCAAATCAACGATGATTGCCCCCAAAATAATAGTTATGTCAGTATGGGTACTTTGGTTGGTCATATGACTGACCATCTCAATCGTTCCTCGCCACAATTGACAGTAGTGAAGGTTAACCTTAGGGTTCAATATGGTTGGCTTTTGTCTGGAGCTCAATCGGTCGTTCTACCTCCCATTTAACTGGGTGAGTGCTGGCTAActaggtattattattattatagagtCTCGATACGAAACTGTAAAACCCGAGTTTTCACagctcgagtacatactcgtgctcgagaatttcaggtgttaataaaataataattagatgctttaaaatcacacattattttttttttcatttagattacaTCCAATTAcctttgcgaaggtacacatTCACAAGAACAAAATCATACGTGCTTATCATTTCATCAAGACATAAAATTCAGCTAACTGTCTAATGTCCTatcaaatgggagcttattatattattCAAAGTATGAaacggaaaataaataaaactaaacataaaatTATCTCCTCTtttattcagaataatcttccatagggagatcaTCATCCgtatcttcaatctgtacatcacatacatcatctgtattgttggagagggtcaatgccctactcatagtgatagttatcctttaagattaacaataatttaagaggttcataagaataatgtaagggttctgatacgttttgtactccaccactacgagtggtatcagtatgcacaaccaatatatatatgaatgcatgcctagcaaagtgtgtacggtctatcatacgtagtgatcatcacaatgtggaatataattcatagaaaattcgACTCGCCCCGCATTCTCATATAACAGAGATTTGCCGGTGTGTTTAACGCTACCgtagatttatgtgaacacctcaagaTGGCACAACACATGAATCAGATGATTTACATgatacgatttgttcatggagcaactatttgcgacTTCCAATCCCAAAAGTATTGCGTGTTCATGTGAATGCCATGAATGCTTACCAATCCCCTTTAGTGTACCTAATTCTAAAATGTATACTCCTATTTGGCAGAACCCTAGGATATGAGTGATTTGGTTAGGAGCAACCCTAGGGTAGAGTCGGCACGTCATTGCAAATGAACAAGTTGCTCGGTATGAGTGAATGGTCAACAACAATCCTAGGGTAGAGTCAGTGCCTTATTGCAAATGAACAAGTTGCTCGGTATGAGTGAATGGTTAGCAGTAACCCTAGGGTAGAGTTGGCACATCAATGCAAATGAACAAGTTACTCGGTATGAGTGAATGATCAATAGCAACCCTGAggttgtaacgccccgtgttttcgaaacctgagtatatgactcattttccaaaaatccaagtgttaacctttaaagataaccaaattccacatatatatatatatatatttattttttcttattttctttttcagagtgAGCATTTAGACGGAATATGagcaaatcaaacataaaggaaattgCATATGCATTCAAATTATACGAGTGGTTGCCcaaatgacttatataaaccaatgtcccAATATTTACAATTACAAAACGAAATAATATAgcatgtgaaacaaagtaaattgtAACTAATCTTGAGCTGTAAAATCACGCAGCATCTCTTGGCAAATACAGTCATGTATCCTTGACAACTGTACCTTGCTTGTCATCAATAcgaacatgaatatcatttaagccACCTACGCTACttgtacgattatatatttgatgaatgagtgactagctcagtgtgaattttcctcaagattacacaccactgcaTTAGTTAAACATAATTGTAAACAAAAAGATATTCAAAACAATACACGATGtggtcttattaaatgcatggatgcgtgagtgcacatcaactggggatacTCATCCAGttagcttttgggcaaaacccatgcatgtggccagtcaccagcgaaagtacatcccgtacatgcgtagtgccaaactcactgaAAGTGGgttgatagtcgatggtctgtgagctagtgaaatgataccatgactaagggcacgtgctacaacatccagaattggTCACCCGTCATCATCCGtatactatgaatgcatgattatccCAAcgattattattccatttacaaccagctagtttcagaaagctcaaaggtcactacggggtactcatcacccagtgtaggccgatagctcgggtaTAGGTCcaataccaccatcctcggctcatgagactccaacatcgggatgtttaatggtaacatCATCGACTAGTGCCCAAACATAGTTCAACATGTGAAACTTACTATCACATGGTTGGACAAAAATAATATATCGAACTCACATAAGACAAATACCAAAACTaaaccacatagggcaaatatcaaatcaaatgccacatagggcaaatatcaaatcaaagtcACATAAGGTGAATACCAAAACTAATACGATAAAAAGATCATCCTCAAAAGCCACGTAAACACAACGATCCATGGATGGTAAGCCTAAGTCAATATTTACATCATTCAAGTAACCACTAGGTCAAGGGTCCATTATAATcgcaatcaatcaagttacatcccaagtctggatGTACAAAAAATAGTGAAGTTTTTCACTAATaaatgtaccaattcaagtttcaCAAGCAATTCATAAATATGAATTGATATACAAGTACAACATATAGATGTTCATGCAAACTAAATATTGAGCACATGATTGATAATCAAATTCAATAACTGACAAAAGTAATCATAAATTAGAGATAATTATCAGTTGAATTAAAATTGAACTACTACTTAAGCTAACAGGAAagtagaaagctcaaggggaaggaatcatcaccttatgtatTGAACCACCAACCAACTAGTGTCGTTAGGAGGTG
Encoded proteins:
- the LOC131236064 gene encoding large ribosomal subunit protein uL15x-like → MTTRFKKNRKKRGHVSAGHGRIGKHRKHPGGRGNAGGMHHHRILFDKYHPGYFGKVGMRYFHKLRNKFYRPILNIDRLWSLIPEDVKEKAKSAPSDQVPVIDLTQFGYFKLLGKGMLPEGRPVVVKANLVSKTAEKKIKEAGGAVMLTA